A single window of Lagopus muta isolate bLagMut1 chromosome 23, bLagMut1 primary, whole genome shotgun sequence DNA harbors:
- the PITHD1 gene encoding PITH domain-containing protein 1, with protein MAEGHGPGRCRCCGADGGERGAAWGLHLRIDRGRLQCLNERREGSGARVFRAWEDRGDREQFVESDEDAELLFNVPFTGSVKLKAVIVMGEDDDSHPSELRLFKNIPHMSFDDAAREPEQTFSLNPDPVGQLEYPTKIARFSNVHDLSMYFPKNFGAETMKIFYIGLKGEWTEAHRHKVTICNYEASPNPADHRLQQVTPQSHCIS; from the exons ATGGCGGAAGGACACGGGCCCGGGCGCTGCCGGTGCTGCGGCGCGGacggcggggagcggggcgcgGCCTGGGGCCTGCATCTGCGCATCGACCGCGGGCGGTTGCAGTGCCTCAACGAGCGACGCGAGGGTAGCGGCGCCCGCGTTttccgtgcctgggaggatcGCGGCGACCGCGAGCAG TTCGTGGAGAGCGACGAGGACGCGGAACTGCTCTTCAACGTTCC GTTCACAGGCAGCGTGAAGCTGAAGGCCGTCATCGTGATGGGGGAGGACGATGACTCGCACCCCTCTGAGCTGCGGCT GTTCAAGAATATTCCTCACATGTCCTTTGATGATGCTGCCCGGGAGCCAGAGCAGACGTTCAGCCTCAACCCCGACCCTGTGGGCCAGCTCGAGTACCCCACCAA aattGCTCGCTTCTCCAATGTCCATGACCTCTCCATGTACTTCCCAAAGAACTTTGGAGCCGAGACAATGAAGATATTTTACATTGGTCTGAAAGGAGAATGGACAGAG GCGCACCGCCATAAGGTCACCATCTGCAACTACGAAGCATCACCCAACCCGGCCGACCACCGGCTGCAGCAGGTCACCCCTCAGAGCCACTGCATCTCTTGA
- the LYPLA2 gene encoding acyl-protein thioesterase 2 isoform X1, whose protein sequence is MCGNNMSVPLLADAVTVSGAERETAAVIFLHGLGDTGHSWAEALSSIRLPYVKYICPHAPRIPVTLNMKMVMPSWFDLMGLTPDAPEDEAGIKKAAESIKAIIEHEMKNGIPPNRIILGGFSQGGALSLYTALTCQHQLAGIVALSCWLPLHKAFPQAASNSMNKDIAILQCHGEMDPMIPVRFGALTAEKLKSVVTPAKVQFKTYPGVMHNSCPQEMMAVKEFIEKLLPRI, encoded by the exons ATGTGTGGTAACAACATGTCTGTCCCCCTCCTCGCTGATGCAGTGACTGTCTCAGGGGCAGAGCGGGAGACTGCCGCG GTCATTTTTTTACATGGCCTTGGAGACACAGG ACACAGCTGGGCTGAAGCTCTCTCCTCCATCCGCCTCCCCTACGTGAAGTACATTTGCCCTCATGC accCCGGATCCCAGTAACCCTGAACATGAAAATGGTGATGCCTTCCTG GTTTGACCTGATGGGCTTGACTCCAGATGCACCTGAAGATGAAGCCGGAATcaagaaagctgcagagagca TTAAAGCAATTATCGAGCATGAGATGAAAAATGGAATCCCACCCAACCGCATCATCCTGGGAGGCTTCTCACAG GGCGGTGCCTTGTCGCTGTACACGGCTCTCACCTGCCAGCACCAGCTGGCTGGCATCGTGGCGCTCAGCTGCTGGCTCCCACTGCACAAGGCCTTCCCACAG GCAGCGAGTAACAGCATGAACAAGGACATTGCCATCCTGCAGTGTCATGGGGAGATGGATCCTATGATCCCTGTCCGCTTCGGCGCCCTCACAGCTGAGAAGCTGAAATCAGTTGTCACCCCTGCCAAGGTCCAGTTCAAAACCTACCCTGGTGTGATGCACAATTCCTGTCCTCAG GAGATGATGGCGGTGAAGGAGTTCATCGAGAAGCTGCTGCCTCGGATCTAA
- the LYPLA2 gene encoding acyl-protein thioesterase 2 isoform X2 gives MKMVMPSWFDLMGLTPDAPEDEAGIKKAAESIKAIIEHEMKNGIPPNRIILGGFSQGGALSLYTALTCQHQLAGIVALSCWLPLHKAFPQAASNSMNKDIAILQCHGEMDPMIPVRFGALTAEKLKSVVTPAKVQFKTYPGVMHNSCPQEMMAVKEFIEKLLPRI, from the exons ATGAAAATGGTGATGCCTTCCTG GTTTGACCTGATGGGCTTGACTCCAGATGCACCTGAAGATGAAGCCGGAATcaagaaagctgcagagagca TTAAAGCAATTATCGAGCATGAGATGAAAAATGGAATCCCACCCAACCGCATCATCCTGGGAGGCTTCTCACAG GGCGGTGCCTTGTCGCTGTACACGGCTCTCACCTGCCAGCACCAGCTGGCTGGCATCGTGGCGCTCAGCTGCTGGCTCCCACTGCACAAGGCCTTCCCACAG GCAGCGAGTAACAGCATGAACAAGGACATTGCCATCCTGCAGTGTCATGGGGAGATGGATCCTATGATCCCTGTCCGCTTCGGCGCCCTCACAGCTGAGAAGCTGAAATCAGTTGTCACCCCTGCCAAGGTCCAGTTCAAAACCTACCCTGGTGTGATGCACAATTCCTGTCCTCAG GAGATGATGGCGGTGAAGGAGTTCATCGAGAAGCTGCTGCCTCGGATCTAA
- the GALE gene encoding UDP-glucose 4-epimerase codes for MAERILVTGGAGYIGSHCVLQLAEAGYEPLVIDNLRNAARGPGALPESLQRVQRIARMPIAFQELDITDGAALQQLFSTHRFSAVMHFAGLKAVGESVRQPLEYYGVNLTGTIRLLEAMEAHGVRNIVFSSSATVYGDPQYLPLDEKHPVGGCTNPYGKSKYFIEEMIQDLCKAEKGWNAILLRYFNPIGAHESGMIGEDPQGIPNNLMPYVAQVAVGRQEFLSVFGNDYETADGTGVRDYIHVVDLAKGHIAALKKLKENCGCKIYNLGTGTGYSVLQMVQAMEKASGRKIKYKITGRREGDVAACYANPELAERELGWKAAFGLDKMCEDLWRWQLQNPTGYSKN; via the exons ATGGCGGAGCGCATCCTGGTGACCGGCGGCGCGGGGTATATCGGCAGTCACTGCGTGCTGCAGTTGGCCGAGGCGGGCTACGAGCCCCTGGTCATCGACAACCTCCGCAACGCCGCCAGAG gGCCCGGCGCGCTCCCCGAGAGCCTGCAGCGCGTGCAGCGCATCGCGCGGATGCCCATCGCCTTTCAGGAGCTCGACATCACGGACGGGGCCgcgctgcagcagctcttcagcacG CACCGCTTCTCGGCCGTGATGCACTTCGCGGGGCTGAAGGCAGTGGGTGAGTCTGTGCGACAACCATTGGAGTACTACGGTGTGAACCTGACCGGCACCATTCGGCTGCTGGAG GCCATGGAAGCACACGGCGTGAGGAACATCGTGTTCAGCAGCTCCGCCACTGTCTATGGTGACCCACAATACCTGCCCCTGGATGAGAAGCACCCAGTCGGGGGCTGCACCAACCCCTATGGCAAATCTAAGTACTTCATTGAGGAGATGATCCAGGacctctgcaaagcagagaag GGCTGGAACGCCATTCTCCTGCGCTATTTTAATCCCATTGGTGCCCATGAGTCTGGAATGATCGGAGAAGACCCTCAGGGCATACCCAACAACCTCATGCCCTATGTGGCACAG GTGGCAGTGGGGCGCCAGGAATTCCTGAGTGTGTTTGGAAATGACTATGAGACAGCAGATGGGACGG GTGTTAGGGATTATATCCATGTTGTGGATTTGGCCAAGGGACATATTGCTGCTTTGAAGAAGCTCAAAGAGAACTGTGGCTGCAAG ATCTACAAtctgggcactggcacaggctacTCTGTCCTGCAGATGGTCCAGGCCATGGAGAAGGCCTCAGGAAGGAAG atCAAGTACAAGATCACGGGCCGGCGGGAGGGAGATGTGGCTGCCTGCTATGCTAACCCAGAGCTTGCTGAGCGTGAGCtgggctggaaagctgcatttGGCCTGGACAAGATGT GCGAGGACCTGTGGCGCTGGCAGCTGCAGAATCCCACAGGATACAGCAAGAACTGA
- the HMGCL gene encoding hydroxymethylglutaryl-CoA lyase, mitochondrial isoform X2 — protein sequence MPRFAAGPLSRDTTRRQVSTAAFPQRVKVVEVGPRDGLQNEKSVVPTPVKIRLIDMLSETGLPVIEATSFVSPRWVPQMADHAEVMRGINKLPGVSYPVLTPNLKGFQAAVAAGAKEVSIFGAASELFTKKNINCSIEESLERFSEVMNAARVANIPVRGYVSCVLGCPYEGKISAAKVAEVSKKMYSMGCYEISLGDTIGIGTPGSMKEMLAAVMKEVPVGALAVHCHDTYGQALANILVALQMGVSVVDASVAGLGGCPYAQGASGNVATEDLVYMLNGLGIHTGVDLQKLMDAGTFICNALNRRTNSKVSQASCRL from the exons ATGCCGCGCTTCGCAGCCGGACCGCTGTCACGTGACACCACCCGGCGCCAG GTCAGCACCGCGGCCTTCCCGCAGAGAGTGAAGGTGGTGGAGGTGGGGCCGCGCGACGGGCTGCAGAATGAGAAG AGCGTGGTGCCGACGCCGGTGAAGATCCGCCTGATCGACATGTTGTCGGAGACGGGGCTGCCGGTCATCGAGGCCACCAGTTTCGTGTCCCCGCGATGGGTGCCGCAG ATGGCTGATCATGCTGAAGTCATGCGAGGAATCAATAAGTTGCCTGGTGTGAGTTACCCAGTGCTGACCCCCAACCTGAAAGGATTCCAGGCAGCG gtggcagcaggggCCAAAGAAGTGTCCATCTTTGGAGCAGCATCTGAGCTCTTCACAAAGAAGAACATTAACTGCTCCATAGAGGAGAGTCTGGAGAGATTCAGTGAAGTAATGAATGCCGCAAGAGTAGCCAACATCCCCGTCCGTGG ATATGTTTCATGCGTCCTTGGATGTCCCTATGAAGGAAAGATTTCTGCAGCTAAAGTTGCAGAG GTCTCAAAGAAGATGTACTCGATGGGATGCTATGAGATCTCCCTTGGTGACACCATTGGCATCGGAACCCCAGGGAGCATGAAGGAGATGCTGGCAGCGGTCATGAAGGAGGTGCCAGTGGGGGCTCTTGCTGTTCACTGCCATGATACCTATGGGCAAGCCCTTGCCAACATCTTGGTGGCACTTCAG ATGGGTGTGAGTGTGGTCGATGCTTCTGTTGCTGGCCTTGGAGGCTGCCCCTATGCCCAGGGAGCATCGGGAAATGTTGCTACAGAGGACCTGGTGTACATGCTGAATGGCCTGGGCATTCACACG GGTGTGGACCTGCAGAAGCTGATGGATGCTGGCACCTTTATTTGCAATGCTCTGAACAGAAGAACCAATTCCAAAGTGTCCCAGGCCTCATGCAGACTGTGA
- the HMGCL gene encoding hydroxymethylglutaryl-CoA lyase, mitochondrial isoform X1, producing MAAARKLLPRWAVSMRAVSTAAFPQRVKVVEVGPRDGLQNEKSVVPTPVKIRLIDMLSETGLPVIEATSFVSPRWVPQMADHAEVMRGINKLPGVSYPVLTPNLKGFQAAVAAGAKEVSIFGAASELFTKKNINCSIEESLERFSEVMNAARVANIPVRGYVSCVLGCPYEGKISAAKVAEVSKKMYSMGCYEISLGDTIGIGTPGSMKEMLAAVMKEVPVGALAVHCHDTYGQALANILVALQMGVSVVDASVAGLGGCPYAQGASGNVATEDLVYMLNGLGIHTGVDLQKLMDAGTFICNALNRRTNSKVSQASCRL from the exons ATGGCGGCGGCGCGAAAGTTGCTGCCGCGCTGGGCCGTGTCGATGCGGGCG GTCAGCACCGCGGCCTTCCCGCAGAGAGTGAAGGTGGTGGAGGTGGGGCCGCGCGACGGGCTGCAGAATGAGAAG AGCGTGGTGCCGACGCCGGTGAAGATCCGCCTGATCGACATGTTGTCGGAGACGGGGCTGCCGGTCATCGAGGCCACCAGTTTCGTGTCCCCGCGATGGGTGCCGCAG ATGGCTGATCATGCTGAAGTCATGCGAGGAATCAATAAGTTGCCTGGTGTGAGTTACCCAGTGCTGACCCCCAACCTGAAAGGATTCCAGGCAGCG gtggcagcaggggCCAAAGAAGTGTCCATCTTTGGAGCAGCATCTGAGCTCTTCACAAAGAAGAACATTAACTGCTCCATAGAGGAGAGTCTGGAGAGATTCAGTGAAGTAATGAATGCCGCAAGAGTAGCCAACATCCCCGTCCGTGG ATATGTTTCATGCGTCCTTGGATGTCCCTATGAAGGAAAGATTTCTGCAGCTAAAGTTGCAGAG GTCTCAAAGAAGATGTACTCGATGGGATGCTATGAGATCTCCCTTGGTGACACCATTGGCATCGGAACCCCAGGGAGCATGAAGGAGATGCTGGCAGCGGTCATGAAGGAGGTGCCAGTGGGGGCTCTTGCTGTTCACTGCCATGATACCTATGGGCAAGCCCTTGCCAACATCTTGGTGGCACTTCAG ATGGGTGTGAGTGTGGTCGATGCTTCTGTTGCTGGCCTTGGAGGCTGCCCCTATGCCCAGGGAGCATCGGGAAATGTTGCTACAGAGGACCTGGTGTACATGCTGAATGGCCTGGGCATTCACACG GGTGTGGACCTGCAGAAGCTGATGGATGCTGGCACCTTTATTTGCAATGCTCTGAACAGAAGAACCAATTCCAAAGTGTCCCAGGCCTCATGCAGACTGTGA
- the HMGCL gene encoding hydroxymethylglutaryl-CoA lyase, mitochondrial isoform X3 — MADHAEVMRGINKLPGVSYPVLTPNLKGFQAAVAAGAKEVSIFGAASELFTKKNINCSIEESLERFSEVMNAARVANIPVRGYVSCVLGCPYEGKISAAKVAEVSKKMYSMGCYEISLGDTIGIGTPGSMKEMLAAVMKEVPVGALAVHCHDTYGQALANILVALQMGVSVVDASVAGLGGCPYAQGASGNVATEDLVYMLNGLGIHTGVDLQKLMDAGTFICNALNRRTNSKVSQASCRL; from the exons ATGGCTGATCATGCTGAAGTCATGCGAGGAATCAATAAGTTGCCTGGTGTGAGTTACCCAGTGCTGACCCCCAACCTGAAAGGATTCCAGGCAGCG gtggcagcaggggCCAAAGAAGTGTCCATCTTTGGAGCAGCATCTGAGCTCTTCACAAAGAAGAACATTAACTGCTCCATAGAGGAGAGTCTGGAGAGATTCAGTGAAGTAATGAATGCCGCAAGAGTAGCCAACATCCCCGTCCGTGG ATATGTTTCATGCGTCCTTGGATGTCCCTATGAAGGAAAGATTTCTGCAGCTAAAGTTGCAGAG GTCTCAAAGAAGATGTACTCGATGGGATGCTATGAGATCTCCCTTGGTGACACCATTGGCATCGGAACCCCAGGGAGCATGAAGGAGATGCTGGCAGCGGTCATGAAGGAGGTGCCAGTGGGGGCTCTTGCTGTTCACTGCCATGATACCTATGGGCAAGCCCTTGCCAACATCTTGGTGGCACTTCAG ATGGGTGTGAGTGTGGTCGATGCTTCTGTTGCTGGCCTTGGAGGCTGCCCCTATGCCCAGGGAGCATCGGGAAATGTTGCTACAGAGGACCTGGTGTACATGCTGAATGGCCTGGGCATTCACACG GGTGTGGACCTGCAGAAGCTGATGGATGCTGGCACCTTTATTTGCAATGCTCTGAACAGAAGAACCAATTCCAAAGTGTCCCAGGCCTCATGCAGACTGTGA
- the FUCA1 gene encoding tissue alpha-L-fucosidase isoform X1, which produces MAAGGLLWLAAALGPGLAAPRYSPDWASLDARPLPAWFDQVKVGVFVHWGVFSVPAWGSEWFWWHWRGERRADYERFVQQRFPPAASYADFAPHFTAHDFQPREWARLFRRAGARYVVLTTKHHEGFTNWGSPVSWNWNSLDTGPHRDLVGELGQALRENNLRYGLYHSLLEWFNPLYLSDKESGFKTQNFVLKKTMPELYDLVLKYKPDLIWSDGDWEAPDSYWNSTSFLAWLYNDSPVKDTVVVNDRWCNNCSCHHGGFYNCADKYKPGTLPAHKWEMCSSIDKLSWGYRSNMHIDELMDVASIIKELVQTVSFGGNYLLNVGPTKEGVIVPIFQERLLALGRWLGTNGEAIYESKPWRVQMENSTDTIWYTSKGPVVYAIFLTWPQNSVLQLSVPIPSPATQVTMLGFAGTLQWQQRLGEGLLVTLPYAPPSPERSQPGWAVRLEGVQ; this is translated from the exons ATGGCGGCGGGCGGGCTGCTGTGGCTGGCGGCCGCGCTGGGGCCGGGGCTCGCCGCGCCGCGCTACAGCCCGGACTGGGCCAGCCTGGACGCACGGCCGCTGCCCGCCTGGTTCGACCAGGTGAAGGTGGGGGTGTTCGTGCACTGGGGCGTGTTCTCCGTCCCGGCCTGGGGCTCCGAGTGGTTCTGGTGGCACTGGCGGGGGGAGCGCCGCGCCGACTACGAGCGCTTCGTGCAGCAGCGCTTCCCGCCCGCCGCCTCGTACGCGGACTTCGCGCCCCATTTCACCGCCCACGACTTCCAGCCCCGTGAGTGGGCTCGGCTCTTCCGGCGGGCCGGTGCCAG GTACGTGGTGCTGACCACAAAGCACCATGAAGGCTTCACCAACTGGGGGTCTCCTGTGTCCTGGAACTGGAATTCTTTGGACACAGGGCCCCACCGCGACCTCGTGGGAGAGCTGGGACAGGCGCTCAGAGAGAA CAACTTACGCTACGGACTATATCATTCTCTGTTAGAGTGGTTCAACCCTCTCTATCTGTCTGACAAAGAAAGCGGCTTCAAGACCCAGaactttgttttaaagaagaCAATGCCAGAACTCTATGATCTTGTCTTAAA GTATAAACCAGATTTGATTTGGTCAGATGGAGACTGGGAAGCTCCAGACTCATACTGGAATTCTACCTCCTTCCTTGCCTGGCTGTATAACGACAGTCCTGTCAAG gaTACTGTTGTTGTGAACGACCGTTGGTGTAATAATTGCTCCTGCCATCACGGAGGCTTCTACAACTGTGCTGACAAATACAAGCCAGGGACCCTGCCGGCTCACAAGTGGGAGATGTGCTCCTCCATTGACAAGCTCTCCTGGGGTTATCGAAGCAACATGCACATTGATGAGTTAATGGATGTAGCCAGTATCATCAAG GAGCTAGTGCAAACTGTGAGCTTTGGAGGCAACTACCTTCTCAACGTGGGACCTACAAAAGAGGGAGTGATTGTTCCCATCTTCCAAGAAAGGCTTCTGGCCCTCGGGAGATGGCTGGGCACAAACGGGGAGGCAATTTATGAGTCAAAGCCATGGAGAGTACAGATGGAGAACAGCACAGACACCATCTG GTACACTTCCAAAGGACCAGTTGTCTACGCCATCTTTCTGACCTGGCCTCAGAACAGTGTGTTGCAGCTGTCCGTGCCCATTCCATCCCCAGCCACACAA GTGACGATGTTGGGTTTTGCAGGAActctgcagtggcagcagcgTCTGGGTGAAGGGCTGCTCGTGACTTTGCCCTACGCACCTCCATCTCCTGAGCGCTCGCAGCCAGGTTGGGCTGTTCGGCTGGAGGGGGTGCAGTGA
- the FUCA1 gene encoding tissue alpha-L-fucosidase isoform X3, protein MAAGGLLWLAAALGPGLAAPRYSPDWASLDARPLPAWFDQVKVGVFVHWGVFSVPAWGSEWFWWHWRGERRADYERFVQQRFPPAASYADFAPHFTAHDFQPREWARLFRRAGASNLRYGLYHSLLEWFNPLYLSDKESGFKTQNFVLKKTMPELYDLVLKYKPDLIWSDGDWEAPDSYWNSTSFLAWLYNDSPVKDTVVVNDRWCNNCSCHHGGFYNCADKYKPGTLPAHKWEMCSSIDKLSWGYRSNMHIDELMDVASIIKELVQTVSFGGNYLLNVGPTKEGVIVPIFQERLLALGRWLGTNGEAIYESKPWRVQMENSTDTIWYTSKGPVVYAIFLTWPQNSVLQLSVPIPSPATQVTMLGFAGTLQWQQRLGEGLLVTLPYAPPSPERSQPGWAVRLEGVQ, encoded by the exons ATGGCGGCGGGCGGGCTGCTGTGGCTGGCGGCCGCGCTGGGGCCGGGGCTCGCCGCGCCGCGCTACAGCCCGGACTGGGCCAGCCTGGACGCACGGCCGCTGCCCGCCTGGTTCGACCAGGTGAAGGTGGGGGTGTTCGTGCACTGGGGCGTGTTCTCCGTCCCGGCCTGGGGCTCCGAGTGGTTCTGGTGGCACTGGCGGGGGGAGCGCCGCGCCGACTACGAGCGCTTCGTGCAGCAGCGCTTCCCGCCCGCCGCCTCGTACGCGGACTTCGCGCCCCATTTCACCGCCCACGACTTCCAGCCCCGTGAGTGGGCTCGGCTCTTCCGGCGGGCCGGTGCCAG CAACTTACGCTACGGACTATATCATTCTCTGTTAGAGTGGTTCAACCCTCTCTATCTGTCTGACAAAGAAAGCGGCTTCAAGACCCAGaactttgttttaaagaagaCAATGCCAGAACTCTATGATCTTGTCTTAAA GTATAAACCAGATTTGATTTGGTCAGATGGAGACTGGGAAGCTCCAGACTCATACTGGAATTCTACCTCCTTCCTTGCCTGGCTGTATAACGACAGTCCTGTCAAG gaTACTGTTGTTGTGAACGACCGTTGGTGTAATAATTGCTCCTGCCATCACGGAGGCTTCTACAACTGTGCTGACAAATACAAGCCAGGGACCCTGCCGGCTCACAAGTGGGAGATGTGCTCCTCCATTGACAAGCTCTCCTGGGGTTATCGAAGCAACATGCACATTGATGAGTTAATGGATGTAGCCAGTATCATCAAG GAGCTAGTGCAAACTGTGAGCTTTGGAGGCAACTACCTTCTCAACGTGGGACCTACAAAAGAGGGAGTGATTGTTCCCATCTTCCAAGAAAGGCTTCTGGCCCTCGGGAGATGGCTGGGCACAAACGGGGAGGCAATTTATGAGTCAAAGCCATGGAGAGTACAGATGGAGAACAGCACAGACACCATCTG GTACACTTCCAAAGGACCAGTTGTCTACGCCATCTTTCTGACCTGGCCTCAGAACAGTGTGTTGCAGCTGTCCGTGCCCATTCCATCCCCAGCCACACAA GTGACGATGTTGGGTTTTGCAGGAActctgcagtggcagcagcgTCTGGGTGAAGGGCTGCTCGTGACTTTGCCCTACGCACCTCCATCTCCTGAGCGCTCGCAGCCAGGTTGGGCTGTTCGGCTGGAGGGGGTGCAGTGA
- the FUCA1 gene encoding tissue alpha-L-fucosidase isoform X2, with product MAAGGLLWLAAALGPGLAAPRYSPDWASLDARPLPAWFDQVKVGVFVHWGVFSVPAWGSEWFWWHWRGERRADYERFVQQRFPPAASYADFAPHFTAHDFQPREWARLFRRAGARYVVLTTKHHEGFTNWGSPVSWNWNSLDTGPHRDLVGELGQALRENNLRYGLYHSLLEWFNPLYLSDKESGFKTQNFVLKKTMPELYDLVLKYKPDLIWSDGDWEAPDSYWNSTSFLAWLYNDSPVKDTVVVNDRWCNNCSCHHGGFYNCADKYKPGTLPAHKWEMCSSIDKLSWGYRSNMHIDELMDVASIIKELVQTVSFGGNYLLNVGPTKEGVIVPIFQERLLALGRWLGTNGEAIYESKPWRVQMENSTDTIWYTSKGPVVYAIFLTWPQNSVLQLSVPIPSPATQV from the exons ATGGCGGCGGGCGGGCTGCTGTGGCTGGCGGCCGCGCTGGGGCCGGGGCTCGCCGCGCCGCGCTACAGCCCGGACTGGGCCAGCCTGGACGCACGGCCGCTGCCCGCCTGGTTCGACCAGGTGAAGGTGGGGGTGTTCGTGCACTGGGGCGTGTTCTCCGTCCCGGCCTGGGGCTCCGAGTGGTTCTGGTGGCACTGGCGGGGGGAGCGCCGCGCCGACTACGAGCGCTTCGTGCAGCAGCGCTTCCCGCCCGCCGCCTCGTACGCGGACTTCGCGCCCCATTTCACCGCCCACGACTTCCAGCCCCGTGAGTGGGCTCGGCTCTTCCGGCGGGCCGGTGCCAG GTACGTGGTGCTGACCACAAAGCACCATGAAGGCTTCACCAACTGGGGGTCTCCTGTGTCCTGGAACTGGAATTCTTTGGACACAGGGCCCCACCGCGACCTCGTGGGAGAGCTGGGACAGGCGCTCAGAGAGAA CAACTTACGCTACGGACTATATCATTCTCTGTTAGAGTGGTTCAACCCTCTCTATCTGTCTGACAAAGAAAGCGGCTTCAAGACCCAGaactttgttttaaagaagaCAATGCCAGAACTCTATGATCTTGTCTTAAA GTATAAACCAGATTTGATTTGGTCAGATGGAGACTGGGAAGCTCCAGACTCATACTGGAATTCTACCTCCTTCCTTGCCTGGCTGTATAACGACAGTCCTGTCAAG gaTACTGTTGTTGTGAACGACCGTTGGTGTAATAATTGCTCCTGCCATCACGGAGGCTTCTACAACTGTGCTGACAAATACAAGCCAGGGACCCTGCCGGCTCACAAGTGGGAGATGTGCTCCTCCATTGACAAGCTCTCCTGGGGTTATCGAAGCAACATGCACATTGATGAGTTAATGGATGTAGCCAGTATCATCAAG GAGCTAGTGCAAACTGTGAGCTTTGGAGGCAACTACCTTCTCAACGTGGGACCTACAAAAGAGGGAGTGATTGTTCCCATCTTCCAAGAAAGGCTTCTGGCCCTCGGGAGATGGCTGGGCACAAACGGGGAGGCAATTTATGAGTCAAAGCCATGGAGAGTACAGATGGAGAACAGCACAGACACCATCTG GTACACTTCCAAAGGACCAGTTGTCTACGCCATCTTTCTGACCTGGCCTCAGAACAGTGTGTTGCAGCTGTCCGTGCCCATTCCATCCCCAGCCACACAA GTTTGA